In the genome of Nymphaea colorata isolate Beijing-Zhang1983 chromosome 9, ASM883128v2, whole genome shotgun sequence, one region contains:
- the LOC116261493 gene encoding uncharacterized protein LOC116261493, whose translation MDEAEFRRLLDLFPVVRSRSYCADDEASKASTSREAREEVARWQEAWGEAERKEDLEIDINDPFWGKLRSAAERKVSSEEAERFCNAFQMVHKKFVYEALSSDAANRILHSSGKSTR comes from the exons ATGGACGAGGCTGAATTCCGACGTCTCCTTGATCTTTTCCCTGTCGTCCGATCGCGATCTTATTGT GCAGATGATGAAGCATCGAAAGCGTCGACATCCCGAGAGGCGAGAGAGGAG GTAGCTCGATGGCAGGAAGCGTGGGGTGAAGCGGAGAGGAAGGAAGATCTGGAAATCGACATCAATG ATCCATTCTGGGGAAAATTAAGGTCGGCAGCAGAGAGAAAG GTAAGCTCAGAAGAGGCAGAAAGGTTCTGCAATGCCTTTCAGATGGTTCACAAGAAATTT GTGTATGAAGCACTTAGCTCAGATGCTGCTAACAGGATCCTCCATTCATCTGGAAAATCAACAAGATGA